From the genome of Pontibacillus halophilus JSM 076056 = DSM 19796:
ACGAGTCGATTACTTATCCGTACTCGACGACTACCACCTTTAAAGAATGGAGGAAGATGAGACATGGCAGAAAATAGCCAATCTCGTACAGCTAGAAGAAATCAGAAGAAAAGCAGTAGTAAGACAAGAAATCGCACTTTATTTAAACGTATAATCATGACAGTCTTTATCATCGGTATCCTTGCCGTCATTGGTGGTGGCATTACCGCCTTCACTTGGATTCAAAGCGCCCCCCCTATCGATGAAGAGTCGCTGATGAGTAGTTATTCAACGAAAATACTCGACAAAAACGGGGATGTGTACGCTGAATTAGGCGCCAACCGAGAAGAAATTAAATACGAAGACATATCTCCTCTTGTGGAAGATGCCGTGCTAGCAACAGAGGACGTTCGCTTTAGAAGCCACTTTGGAATTGATTTCCAACGGATAGCAGGAGCCGTCTGGGCGAACGTAACTCAAGGATTCGGTTCACAAGGTGCTAGTACCATCACACAACAAGTGGTAAAGAATTATTTGTTATCAGATGAAAAGAAATTAAAACGTAAAGTTCAAGAACAATATTTAGCAATTAAAGTGGAACAGAAATATTCCAAAAACCAAATACTAACCATGTACTTAAATCAGATTTATTATGGTGAGGGTGCATATGGCATTAAAGAAGCTTCGGAAGTTTATTTCGGTAAATCTGACTTAAATGAATTAACCTTACCTGAAGCTGCATTGTTGGCCGGGTTGCCACAGCGTCCATCTGCTTACAATCCATTCGATAGTCCAGAGCTTGCCAAAGAACGAATGAGTACCGTATTAAGCTTAATGGTACAACATGACAAGATTTCAGAGGCTGAAGCCGAAGAAGCAAGAAACGCTAACATTGAAGACCTCATTGTTCAGGAACGCCCAGAAGATGAAAACAGATACGGAGCGTTCGTTGAGAAAGTCATTGATGAAGTTGAAGAGAAGTTCCCTGATGTGGATGTACAGACTGCTGGACTTACGATTCACACGACACTTGACCCTGTAGCTCAACAGCGAGCAGAAGAATTACTAACAACAGGCTCAGGAATTAGTTTCCCAGACGAAGAGTTTGAAACTGCTCTTTCAGTAATTGATACGAAGTCCGGTGCCATCCGAGCAATTGGTGGAGGCGTCGACTATGCTGGGGCGTTTAAACAAACAAACTACGCTATCGACGAGGCCAGACAGCCAGGTTCAACGTTCAAACCTATCATGGCTTATGGACCTGCCGTAGAATACTTGAAATGGTCTACGTATCATCAAATTGTAGATGAAGAATATTATTACCAAACCGTTCCAGACACCGAAGTTCGAAACTACACACGTAGCCATATCGGACAACGATCCATTCGCGACCACTTGACTTGGTCACGAAACGTACCTGCTGTGAAAACATTCAATGAAGTCGGAGCAGGCAATGCAGAGAAATTTGCAACAAACTTAGGTCTCGAGTTTGAAAACTCCCCTATTTATGAGGCAAATGCAATAGGCGGTGGTAAGGAAGTAACAACACTTGAACTAGCTGGTGCCTATTCAGCGTTCGGTAATGGTGGGATTTACAACGAACCTTATTCAGTCACGAAGGTAGAATTCCCAGAACTCTACGATGGACCTAAAGAAGCGAAATTTAAACCTGAACCAAAAGCTGCGATGTCAGACTACACCGCATACAT
Proteins encoded in this window:
- a CDS encoding penicillin-binding protein 1A; protein product: MAENSQSRTARRNQKKSSSKTRNRTLFKRIIMTVFIIGILAVIGGGITAFTWIQSAPPIDEESLMSSYSTKILDKNGDVYAELGANREEIKYEDISPLVEDAVLATEDVRFRSHFGIDFQRIAGAVWANVTQGFGSQGASTITQQVVKNYLLSDEKKLKRKVQEQYLAIKVEQKYSKNQILTMYLNQIYYGEGAYGIKEASEVYFGKSDLNELTLPEAALLAGLPQRPSAYNPFDSPELAKERMSTVLSLMVQHDKISEAEAEEARNANIEDLIVQERPEDENRYGAFVEKVIDEVEEKFPDVDVQTAGLTIHTTLDPVAQQRAEELLTTGSGISFPDEEFETALSVIDTKSGAIRAIGGGVDYAGAFKQTNYAIDEARQPGSTFKPIMAYGPAVEYLKWSTYHQIVDEEYYYQTVPDTEVRNYTRSHIGQRSIRDHLTWSRNVPAVKTFNEVGAGNAEKFATNLGLEFENSPIYEANAIGGGKEVTTLELAGAYSAFGNGGIYNEPYSVTKVEFPELYDGPKEAKFKPEPKAAMSDYTAYMVTDMLKDVIGEGTARQVNLPGVPVAGKTGTTNDSKDVWFSGYTSDYTISVWSGYKKRTPVNETGQAVPKQVFQSLMGTLASQSQPADFQKPNSVAEVQIEAGTWPAKLPSDYTPNDRITTELFVKGEEPKKTSQQFDRLDPVQNLSGQYDAEQGAINLNWSYKDAEGISFKVRMAADGGEAQTITTTKDNQLQLNNFEPGRTYTFQVIAVEDQNASLTSEPASVAIEVPAETEPEDPLDGLGEEGDEGDEEDEGEGNGESDGDNQDEENENNEGNNNNDNNNPGNGNNNGDDQGNNQNGNGDSETPPEEEDTPPEENPNNGDNEGEGEGDEEGDDD